GGACATGGGAGTGGGAGGGAAAGGTACCCCCAATGCATTTCTTCCTATGAAGTATTAGGGAAAGATCCCTCTGGCCTGCGAAGACTAATCCTTTGAACGTTTCTGCCAGGACTCAGGTGAGGAAAAAGCTGACACGCCCTACCTACATGCCCGCCGGAAGCTGGAGAACCTCCTCAACAAGAGCATGCGCATCCGAATGACAGATGGGCGGACCCTCGTGGGCTGCTTCCTGTGCACGGACCGAGACTGCAATGTGATTCTTGGCTCCGCCCAGGAGTATCTCAAGCCCACAGGTTAGTGCTCACCTGGGGTCTCCACCGTCGTTCCACCATCTCTCTTtctttgtttattcatttcctGTTTAATGCTTTCCACATGTTTTTGCTTGTAAACGGATTGTGGCTATTGAGGAAAAACTGATGCAATAGCGGagtgaaacagaaaaaaaagatttaagtACTAATAGCGAAGAATTAGGCTGGGGGCAAGAGAGGGTTGGTGGGGCTTAGCCGCTCTCCTGGCGAGACAGAATTTCAAGGGGGTTCTTGAAGGGGAGAGGGGCGTGTGCCTGGGGGATGGA
The window above is part of the Zootoca vivipara chromosome 13, rZooViv1.1, whole genome shotgun sequence genome. Proteins encoded here:
- the NAA38 gene encoding N-alpha-acetyltransferase 38, NatC auxiliary subunit isoform X2 — protein: MDSGEEKADTPYLHARRKLENLLNKSMRIRMTDGRTLVGCFLCTDRDCNVILGSAQEYLKPTDSFSAGEPRVLGLAMVPGHHIVSIEVELESLASLQYLRCTGRGQQASNV